From Niallia sp. Man26:
TTATTGAGTTTAATCAGTCATTTTTTATTAAGAGTATCATAGTATATAAAAAGCAAAGCACATTCGTTGGCGCGAATGTGCGTTAAAGAAATAATTGGTTATTTGCTTTTTTTATTTTGTTTATTTCGGTATTCGTCTAACCAACGAAATAAGCGTTCCTTGTCTGCGGCTTCGGCTTTTTTCTTTCTTTCTGTATTGGCGTGCAGAAAATAAAGGATAAGCCCAACAACAGCCCAGATTGCTAACCACTTGTATGCCCAGTCGTCCATTAAGAATTGAACCATATCCAAAATTGGCGTTTTGGAGAATGAAACAGTTCCGTCTACAAACCCATCGCGAATCCGCTTAAAATTTTCAAACATGGCAGTCAATACAAACCCGCCGTAGAGAAAATTAGAAATGGACAGAAGCACCTTCTTCATGTTTAAATCACCTCCGTGACAACGAAGAGTGTCCTAAAGTTTCCTTGGCGTAAGTGCGAATAGACGACTCGGGCTAAGCTTTATTTTTTCCTGCAACACATCCCCCCTTTCAATACCACAAAAAGGAAAAACCACATAATATCCTTATCAGAATTAAATATATTAATTAATTGGCGAAAATATTCCTATTCTATTTGAACTTTATTAGGCTTTTTAGGAGTGCTGCAAATTTTATTGGGATTTGTGTTTTGGAGGGGTTATTAGCTTTGTTTACAGTATTGCCAGTTCCCTTCCCTGGCTATTCACTACTGCTTGTCCCTATTTTAAATTGAGACTTTCTTCGCGTCTCTTCATACCTACATCTATTTTTTTGCATCATTGTGCTTGCTGCTTTCCATACATAAGCGAATAAATTCCTTTACTACGGGAGGAAGATTCTCGCCTTTGCGTGTACAAATGGCAATAATATTCTTTATTGGCGCTACTTCAACAAACACCCTCGCAAGCTGTCCTGTCTTCACATACTCCTTAACAACTAGCGAGGACACAAAGTTAACGCCATAGCCTGTCATAACAGAACGGACAGCCTCATTTAAGCCTGTAAACTGCAAAGCAATTTTTGGCGGCGTTACCCGATGTGTTTGACATAAGGAAAAGAGTCTTTCCCTTGTTGAGCTACCTGCTTCTCTCATGATAAAAGGCTCTTTCATAACATCCTCAAGTGATACCGTACAGTTCGCAAGCCTATGCTGCGGGGAAACGACGAACCAAATCTCATCCTGAAAAAGCTCCCGCCACTCTACTTCCTCCATTTGCTCTTCCCTTCCGCCCGCATACATGGCTATATCCGCCTTATAATGAATCAATTCACCAAAAGCATCCTGTGAATTTCTCGTCGTAATACTAATCTCTACCTCTTCATTATCTGCTTTGAATGCTGCTGCCCATTGCGGGATTAAGAAGTTAGCAGGCAGATAGGTTGCAGCAATGTGAAGCCGTCCTTTTTTCGCTGTTTTATAGTCTTGCACAAATTGTTCTAGTTGTTTTTCATGAGCAAAAAACAACGCTGCTTTTTGCGCTAACGTTTCTCCAAATGGGGTTATCGTAAACTTTTTTCCATTCTTATGAAACAAAGGAATTCCTAGTTCACTTTCAAATTGCTTTATTTGGCTAGAAACAGCTGGCTGACTGATCCGCAGAATTTCAGCAGCTTTAGTAAAGCTGCCAACACTAGCTACATGATGAAACAGCCTTAATCCGTGAAGGTTCATTTTAACTCCTCCTTATAAGTTTTATTTATATAAATATAAAAAACATATATTTTCTTTATGTAAAATTATAACTTACAATGGATATATAATCCAAAAGGAGTTGGTTACAATGAAAATTGATAAAACTTGGAGTTCCGTTGACCACTATTTTACGGAGCGGCTTCAGCCAGAAAGTAAAGAATTGGAGTATGTTAGAGACAATAATCAAAAGAATGGACTTCCCGAAATTGATGTCACTCCAACACAAGGAAAATTTCTCGCCATGCTCGCACAGCTTAAAGGAGCCAAAAACATTTTAGAAATCGGCACTCTCGGCGGCTACAGCACCATTTGGCTGGCCCGCACACTCCCCCAAGACGGCAAACTAGTCACCCTAGAAACAGACCCCAACCATGTAACAACAGCTCAAGAAAATATAAACTCAGCAGGATTAACAGATAAAGTTACTATTATTGAAGGTGACGCACTAAACACATTGCCTACATTACAAAACACAGGCTTCGGCGAGTTTGATTTTATTTTCATCGATGCAGACAAACCAAATAATCCCCACTATATAAAATGGGCAATCCAATTGGCTGCAAAAGGCGCAGTGATTGTTTCCGATAATGTGGTTCGCGACGGAGAAGTGATAAATAAGAACAGCTCCGATGAAAAAGTAATTGGAGTCAGGAAATTTATCGACATCCTTGCAGAAGATGAACGAGTTGATTCTGTTGGTATCCAGACAGTAGGAGAAAAAGGATATGACGGATTTGTATTAACATTGGTTCATTAATGAAAAAACGGAAGAGCATTGCTCTTCCGTTTCTCACATCATAGGGTTGTTTCCTCTTTAGATCGAGGCTTCCGTTCTTCCTTGTATCCTCCCTTAGGATGATCGCCATTTGAGAAGATAATAAAAAGAATCGAAAAGAAAACAAACAGATTTTTCAACTTAAAAACGCTTCTTTCTAGATTAATAGATATAAAAACATAACAATTATATACCGTCCATCCTGAAAAGACAATTGTCCTAATTACCCTTTTTCCCTATCCCTGCAGCAAGGGCAAGGAAAATGTATGGATACGCCAACAGGTTCAGCTCAAGAAAACCAAACCCTGAAAATATGTATATATCAGAATTATAGCCGTCAGAATAATAACCAGATCCCATCATGTACGCACCAACTAACAAATACGTAAAAATAGAAATTCCCAGCAAGCTTTTTCCTATCCAATTATACTTCACTTTTACGAAACTGATAAAAACAATCAGTATATATAATAGCCCTAAAGCTACTAAGAAATAAGGAATATAAAAAGGTTCATAGAAAAACTCACTCTCCCCTTGAATTAACCTATTTTCAACAGACATTTTTTACCTCCAAGTTTTTAAAGTAGAACCTATTATTCTATAGGGTTAGAATTCCTATTAATACCATTGCTAAAGGTATGAGAGAAAGTCCAATCCATCGTTTTTGCTTTTTCCATAAACCTTTTACTAACATTATTATCCCTATTACTAATACTACTGCTGTCGATCCTATCATGTGATTCCCCTTCACTAAATCAATTTTAATAATGCAATAAGATTATTTACACCATGTGCAATTATAGAAGTTTCCAATCTTCCTGTCTTAACGTAAACGAATCCAAACAACAAGCCCATCACCGTATAAGCAATAAAAGCCTGCAAGGTGAAACCTGCTATAACATGTACGCCCCCAAATAGAAGTCCGCTTACGATAACACCTATATATTTATGCCTAAAAAATAAATGCCCAACAATAATCTTTCTAAAAAAGAATTCTTCGATAATTGGAGCCAAAATTATAATAGTAATGACAGAAAGGCCAGTCATTTGTATAAACTCTTCTGCTTTCTGTTGATTTTTAGGAACTGTGAAGTCTGGATCTTTTCCTAATAGAAAAAGCAGCCCTATTAACAGTGCAGTAAGAATAAATTTTAGAAACAGCAACAATATAGCCCATCCTAAATCAGCCCATTTAATTACTAGCTTTCTTTTAATGAACAAGTTTGACCATTTATATAAAGCTATTATGCAAGAAAGTATTGCTAGTAGTTTAAAAAAAGTAATATAGTACTGAATTGGTTTATTAACTTCCAGATATCCATCAAAAGCAGTCGACTCAATTCCAACACCCATCCAGTAAAACGGATATAACACCAGATATGGAATGAATTTCATACAGCACAAATATAAAATAAAAATCCATAAATAATAATTAAGTATGTATTTCTTCATTGCCCGCTCCTAAATATTCACGTAATTAAAAAGAAATAGATTCCAAGGGAACCTATTTCTAAATTTAGTATATAAAACCATATTATCCCACAAATGATTATATAGTACTTTTATATTTTTTTAAATGGTTTTATTTATTCAGCACAGTAATCCTTTTTTATACTTCTCAACAAGTCTAGTAAGTATTAACTAGCAATAATTTATGAAAAAAATAAAAACAGATTTCACTTATTAACGTTGCTAACAACTAAAGCCCTCCTCAACAAGTATAAGCAATATTCCCCTTTGCCTTAAGCCTATTCCCTATCGATTACAAAAGCCGCTTTGCCCTCATCTAAATAGTCTTCTAGTTCCTTAAAACCAAAATAGGTAACTCCTTGTGTTTTTGATACACATATAATCATATTGTTTACATCATCCATTTCTCTAATGGAGAATCTACAACCATCGAAGATGAATTGCAATCCTAACGGAGGATTCTCATGATTGCCATTGCAGCTATGCTCCCTTTTTTCCTCAACGACTTTCATACTTTCACCTCTATATAATTTTAAATATCATCTGGCCGGTACTCTAAAATGTCTCCAGGTTGGCAATCCAGCGCCTTACAAATTGCTTCCAAAGTAGCAATCCGTATTGCTTTTGCTTTCCCGTTTTTCAAGATGGAGAGGTTCGCCATGGTGATGCCGACTTTCTCCGAGAGCTCTGTCACGCTCATTTTTCGTTTCGCTAACATCACATCTATATTTATTACAATTGCCATGTTATACACCTCAAATCGTATGCTCGTTTTCATCTTTAATTACAATTGCCTCTTTTAGTAGCTTTTGAAGGACAGCAGCAAACACTGCAACGACGATTGCTGCAAAAATAGGAACCATACCAAAAAGGACAAGTCCGGGAGCATCGTCTAGTTGTGCTACAAAAAATACGAATGGCAGCATAATAACATACAAGCAACTAATTGAAATGGCACAGTATTTTATCCATTTCAAAGCAACCACTGATTCTTCAGAAAATGCATGGTTATGATCAATATAATTTAAAAGTCGGAATGCTTGAAACAACGCATAAAAATAAGGTGCTGCTGATGCATACATTATAGTAACTATAGGATATAAAGCTTCAGCATAGTCTGGATTTGCAGTATGTGAAGGCAACCAAGTTAAACCTAAAATCCCTAGAACTAAAACTGGAATCCCTAAAAGAAAAACAGCTAATTTTAAAAAAGAAGTGGAACCTCGTTTCATTTATAAACACCTCGCTATAATAATTCACAAAATGAATTTACCATACATTTTATCGTATTACAATAAATAATTATTGCTTTTTATTAGTTTATTATTGAAATACATACTTCTTACCTAACGTACTAATTATAAAATGAACCTACCTTTAGTAGAGAGCTTGAGTCATTTTTATCGTAATTTTCTCTCGTAGATTCAAAAGATGCCAATAAAGGTACTGCACTTGCCTGTAAACCCATTTCCTTTAACTGAAAAATACTTTAAATGTATCCTTAAGTTTCTTGAAGGTGTGTGAATTTTGCACGCCATAATAAGGCTCTAATGGAAGGACTCCTTGTATTTTCATACGAAGTAATACAGATGGCTATAATCTTATCCACTTTTTCTAATTGACTACTCAACTTCGCGATTAAACAAAAAACCATTCATATTCACTTGACCATTTATTATTTATAATAAATTCAAAAAAATTTTTGGGTTACCTCGAAATCAGTATAAAAATTTTATTAAAGTATTAGACCTAGTCAATTAACACTAGAGTAACGCAGGTATAAATTGTGCAAAACTTGGAAAAACAAGGTAAATATGTACATATTATGACACTTATTAATTTCAGACAAATTTCGACATATTTCTTCAAAAAATTCGATAAACTTTATATGAACCGGTTCAGTTTAAATGAAGTCAGTTTTACATATAACACACAGAATGAGTTGATTTTAAACAGTTTCACTTCTGAAATTTCAGGAGGAGACAAAGTTCTACTAAGAGGAATAAATGGTTCCGGTAAAAGCACGTTCATAAAATTTATTAACAGGTTTGAATTCACCTACAGCCGGTCACATCTTAATTAATGGTCAAGATTGATAACTATATCCCATCAAAAAGAAGGACTTAATTTCGTAAATAAAGTAATAGATTTAGAACTTAATGATCTTTGAGTACAAACTGAAAAAGACCCGTTTTTTGTTCCGTAATGTTAAAAAGAGTTATTACCCTTTCTGGTATTGCGATTCCAGTGTTATAAGGAGGACAAAAATGAAAAGTATTTTAGAATTAAATAAAGTGAGTAAAAATTTAATGGACTTTTCTTTGCAAGAAATTAGTTTTACTTTAAACAAAGGTACTATTATGGGTTTTGTTGGGCCAAACGGTGCAGGGAAAAGTACTACTATCCGATGTATCATGGATTTAATCCACATTGATAGCGGCAGCATTAAGCTTTTTGAAATTGATACAAGCAAGGAATTGAAAAAGTTAAAGCAACGTATCGGGTTTGTCTATGATCAGGATGTGTACTTTGAAGATTTAAGTGTGAAAAAAAACAAAAATATTATTTCGAGATTTTATGAGCATTGGAATGATGATATTTTCCATCAATATATCCATGAGTTTGGGGTTCCACTAAAAAAATCAGTAAAACACTTATCAAAGGGAACAAAAATGAAATTTGCACTCGCTATAGCGTTATCTCATCATGCGGAACTTATCATTATGGACGAACCGACTACTGGCCTTGATCCAGTCTTTAGAAAAGAACTCTTGGATATATTATTAAAGGTTATTCAGGATACAGATACATCCATATTCTTTTCTACACATATTACTACTGATTTAGAACAAGTTGCTGATTATATTACATTCATTCTTGATGGGAAAATTATTTTTTGTAGTAAAACTAATGAATTACTAGAAAAATATTCATTAATAAATGGACCGAAAAAACTTACAGAGTTGGTCAAATCTGCAAACCCCATTTCGTTGAAAGAAACAGAACTAGCATTTCAGGCATTTTTCGAAAGTAAGGAAATTAATAAATTTAAATTAAACACCGAACTAACCATCCAAAAACCTACACTCGAAGAAATAATCTACTATCTAGTGAAACAATAAACTTAATTTAGAAAGCAGGGATTACATGCTGAACTTGATTATAAAGGATATTTATATCCAAAAAAAGTATGTTTTTTTTTACCAATAATATTAGTAGTTTATTTTGTAACTATTGGTAGTATATTTAATTCTCTTGTATTTAGTTTGTGTGTTGCCTTTTTTGCTTTTTTAATGACAATCTATCCAACCTTTAATACAGGTCAAAGTGAAAACAATCAATACAAACTTATATTAAGTTTACCTGTTAGTAGGCTTTCAGTTATAAATGCAAAATACTTAATAATTATTTTATGGTGGTTAAATGCCTATATATCTACTACAGTAATTCTTATTATTTTAAAAAGTATAGTGGATATTAACATACCTTCTATCCTGGATATTAAAATAATATTACTTTCTTTAAGTTTAACCTATATTTTAACTTCTATTTTCTATCCACTTTACTTTAAGTTTGGATTTCAAATTGCTAGTACAACAGTAACTGTAATATTTTTCATTTTGACAAGTGGGTTAGGAAAATTATTATCCTTAGAGCTAAAAATGATTACTATTTTAATAGAACATCCGATTATTTCTGTTTCTTTTATTACAGTAATTTTTGTTTTAGCATCTTATCTTTTCACTGCTTATAGCTTTATCAAAAAAATCTTATAAAAGGAGGTTAAGCTTTGAAAATCCCCAAAGTCAGAGCATTAGTACTAGGTTTTTTTCTACTGTTTCTGGGTGTTGCCCAAGCTTTAGAAAAAAATTTTTTAGCAATAGCCCCTTTCTTTTGTGGTGTTTATCTTCTATTTATAGGTCTTAAACCTAAAAAATAAACTTAAAAATATATCTGTGAAAAATAGCAGTTTACAAATTTAATAATCTGAAAACTGCTATTTTTTTGTATTGATTAGTATAATGAGTTCAATGTCTAACTTATAACTGGTTTAATTCTTATCTTAATCAGTGAAAAAATTGCTAATATATAAGAATCTTCAACAAATTCATTTACATCTTCTTCAATGTCTTCTATCAGCCGTAACTTTTAGATTGGATGATAACTTATTCACCATAAAGCTTACTAAACCCTTCTATATGACAAATGTCATATAGCGTATATGACATGTATGTCTGCAATTATGTTTGGTTTATAATTATACTGGAGATATCCATTAATAGAAGGGAATCTAATAATGAATATAAAAAACTTAAAACAATTGAGAACGGCTGTAGCGCCCTTTGAGAAATCCGCTATGAAAGCAAGTATCTGGCAGCTTGCCAATACTATTCTGCCCTTTGTTTTACTCTGGTACTTAGCCTACAAAAGCTTGAGTATTTCTTATATTTTAACCTTTGTCATTTCAATTGCTGCGGCAGGATTTTTGGTAAGAATTTTTATCATTTTCCATGATTGCTGCCACTTTTCTTTCTTTAAGAATCGTAAGGCTAATAAGATTTTAGGGACAATTACAGGAATCCTGACTTTATTTCCTTACAGCAAATGGCAGCATAGCCACTCTATTCACCATGCAACAAGCAGCAACCTGGATAAGCGTGGTGTCGGTGATTTATGGATGATGACGATTGATGAGTATGAAAATGCCTCTTTTTTTGTAAAGATACAATATCGTTTGTATCGCAATCCATTCATTATGTTTATCTTAGGACCTATTTATGAATTCCTTTTAGCTAATCGCTTTAACCGTAAAGGTGCTAGATGGAAAGAACGGCTAAATACGTACGCAACTAATATTTCCATTGTGTTATTAGTTATTCTCCTTGGCAGTACGCTTGGCTGGTCCTCTTTCTTGCTTGTACAGCTGCCTATTTTTCTTATTTCTGGCTCTGTTGGAGTATGGTTATTTTATGTGCAGCATACTTTTGAAGATACTTACTTTGAGGAAGATGAAAATTGGGATTATGTAAAGGCTGCTGTAGAAGGAAGCTCCTACTATCACCTGCCTAAATGGATGCAATGGCTGACTGGCAATATTGGCTATCATCATGTGCACCATTTAAGTCCAAGGGTTCCTAATTACAATCTAGAGCTTGTTCATAACCAGACCGAGCCCCTGAGAAATGTGCCAACTGTCACACTGGCAAGCAGTCTTCGTTCTTTAAAATTCCGGTTGTGGGATGAAAAAGACAAAAAGTTTATCAGTTTCCATGAATGGAAAAAACAAAAGAAGTCCCTTGACTTGTCTGCCGGATCAGAAATCCAATAATACAAACAAACTTTAAGAGCAGCAATTATAAGGTTTTATGCCATTTAATTGCTGCTATATTATGTTAAAATGGACGAATGACAGCTAATAAATAATGAGGTTAGAAACTGATGATAAAAAGATTAGAGGTTTTAAAAAAAAGCACCGGTATTTCTCCTTATATTTGGACATTACTTACTATTTTGCCCTTTTATTTTATATTCCACGCCTCTTCAGCAGTTGATGTGATATCTGGTATTATCCTTACTATTTTATTTTTTCTATTTTACAGATTTGCTTACCTTTCAAAAGGTTGGACGATATATTTATGGCCGTCCCTTTTAATCGGGATATCCACTTTTGCTATTTATGCATACAGCTATGTATATTTTTCTTTTTTCCTTTCCTATTTTATCGGAAATATAAAGAAACAGATTCCTTATTTCATCTTATATTTTATACACCTGGCAGTTACAACATTCGCCATTTACTTCAAGGTGATAATTGGTGATCCCTTGCTGTTAAAGCAGCTTCCCTTTGTGTTAATCATCTGGTTTGGTGTTATTTTATTGCCATTGACCATCCATAACCGCAAAGAGAGAGGCCAGCTGCAGGAAAAGCTGGAAGATGCGAATAAGCGTATATCCAATTTAGTTAAACTAGAGGAAAGACAGCGAATAGCAAGAGATCTTCATGATACACTTGGTCAAAAGCTATCCCTTATTGGCTTAAAGAGTGATTTAGCAAGAAAATTAGTCTATAAGGACCCAGAACAAGCGCGCTTGGAGCTTAAAGATATTCAGCATACTTCAAGAACTGCATTAAATGAAGTCAGAAAAATGGTCTCTGAAATGCGCGGTATAAAATTAAAAGACGAGCTCCTCCTTGTAAAAAAAATATTAGAAGCAGCCGAAATAAGCCTAATTAGTGATATAGCTTCCAATCTTAAAATTTCTTCAATTGCAGAAAACATTATGAGTATGTGTTTAAAAGAAGCTGTTACTAATGTAGTTCGGCATAGCAATGCCACCTCTTGCTACATAAGCATCAGCCAAAACAAAAAAGAAACAATTATGAAAATCAAAGATAATGGCACCAGTCCTTTTAAGGAAGAAGATGCTCATAAAGGAAACGGATTAGCAGGCATGAGAGAAAGATTGGATTTTATCAACGGTACTATCGAGATTACCGCTAAAGAAGGAACGATATTACATATATCTGTTCCACATGATGGAAAAATAATGGAACGGGAGGACTTACTATGATCAGGATTGTCATTGCCGAAGACCAGCGCCTTCTTTTAGGTGCATTGGGTTCATTGCTTGATTTAGAAGATGATATCACGGTTGTCGGCAAAGCAAACAATGGGGAAGAAGCAATCCAGCTAGTCAAGGAAAAAAATCCTGATATTTGTATAATGGATATAGAGATGCCTGCCAAAACAGGCTTGGAAGCAGCGGAAGAACTCATGAGCCATCCATGCAAAGTCATTATTTTAACTACCTTTGCCAGGTCAGGCTATTTCCAGCGTGCATTGAAAGCGGGCGTATCAGCCTATTTGCTCAAGGATAGTCCAAGTGATGATTTGGCAAAAAGCATCCGCAGTGTGATGGAAGGAAAAAGAATTTACGCACCAGAATTAATTGATGATGTATACAAAGAAGAAAATCCCCTTACAGAGCGGGAAAAAGAAGTTCTTATGCTGGTTGCAAATGGAAAAAACACAAAAGAAATTGCCCAAGAGCTATCCATTAAGACAGGAACAGTGCGAAATTATATCAGCATGATACTGGATAAACTGGAAGTTAAAAATCGCATAGAAGCCATCACCAGATTTAAGGAAAAAGGATGGTTCAAGTAAAAAGGACTGGCATCCCAGTCCTTTTTACTTCTCTTTCATTTAATTATCTTTTGTAACTAATTTAAGCGGTGCAGCGATAATTTCCTCTACCTTTTTACCTTGTAAAACATCTCTTGCAGCATCCACAGCAAGCTTACCAATTAACTCAGGTTGTTGAGCAACTGTCGCTTCCATGTCTCCTGATTTAATCGCATTTAATGCGTCGTCATTTCCGTCAAATCCAATGACCATAACATCCTTACCAGAGCTATTAATTGCCTCGATTGCTCCTAATGCCATTTCATCGTTATGAGCAAATACTGCTTTAACATCTGGGTTTGCTTGCAGAAGATTCTCCATAACAGTTAATCCTTTTGTCCGATCAAAATCTGCTGCCTGTTTAGCAATGATAGTCAATTTTTCATCTGCTATATTATGAAAGCCCTGACCTCTTTCCCTTGTAGCTGATGCCCCTGGAACTCCTTCTAATTCAATAACTTGTGCTTTTTCTCCTAACTTTTCTATCATATAGTTTGCGGCCATTTCTCCACCTTTTATATTATCTGAAGCTACTAATGCTTCTACTATTCCTTTATCTGCAGAACGATCCAAAGTAACTACTGGTATGCCAATATTATTTGCTGATTGAACTGCTGTTGAAATAGATGCCGAATCGGTTGGGTTTATAAGCAAAGCATCTACCCCTTGCTGAATTAAATCCTCCACATCGTTAACTTGTTTGGCAGAATCATTTTGTGCATCGACGATAATAACTTCCATCCCTAAGCTTTTCGCTTCTTTAACCACACCATCTCTTAAAGAAACAAAGAATGGGTTGTTTAATGTAGAAACCGATAAGCCAATTTTAATATCTTCTAAATCCTTCTTTTTATCTGGTTTTGCCCAGCTAGGCGGTTGCATGGAACACGCACTTAGAAGCATAAGTGTTAGTGATAAACATAAAACGATTAATTTTTTCATCATGATCTCTCCCTATACTACTTTTTACGATCAAGTAATACTGCAATTAATATAACGATTCCTTTAACTACCATTTGGTAAAAGGATGAAACTCCAAGAAGATTCAAGCCGTTATTTAAGGTACCGATGATTAACGCACCGATAAGTGTCCCGAAAATTCTTCCTTTTCCTCCTGAAAGGCTTGTCCCACCTAATACAACTGCTGCAATCGCATCAAGTTCATAGGAAGTGCCAGCTGTAGGCTGTGCTGAATTTAAGCGAGAAGTAAGAATTGCACCAGCCAAAGCTGCAAGCATTCCGGATAGACTATAAATCATGATTTTTACTTTTGGTACTTTAATACCTGATATTAAAGCTGCTTTTTCATTTCCACCAATCGCATATGTTTTGCGACCAAATGGGGTTTTGTGCAGAAGAATGAATAAGAAAGCAAATGCAAGAATCATCGTAATAGCTGGAACAGGTATACCTAGGAAATAACCACGACCAAATAACTGAAACAGGTAGTTATCACCAAGACCAGTTATCGGATTTCCACCAGTATAAACAAGTGTTAATCCTCTGAAAATCGTCATTGTTGCAAGTGTTGCAATAAAAGGAGCCATTTTTCCCTTTGTTATAAATAGTCCGTTTACCATTCCCATCAAAGCACCAAGAATACAGCCAACTAAGATTGCCACAATCGGATCTACACCAGCTACCATCATCCCTGCTGTCAACGCACTAGATAAAGCAAGAATAGCTCCGACAGATAAATCAATTCCTCCAGTTAAAATCACAAAGGTCATCCCAAAAGCAATAAGTGCATTAATCGCAACCTGTCTTAAAAGATTTAAGAGATTCAATGGTTCTAGAAAACTAGGATTTAAAATGGACACAATAATAACTAATATTATTAAACCTAGTAATGGTCCTAACTTTTGGGTAATTGCATTCATCATATTCGTCTTGCTAGGTTGTGTTACTGTATTAATAGGATTCATTTTATTGACCTCCTGTTGCCAATGTCATAATTTTTTCTTGGGTCGCATTTTCTTTCAATAATTCTCCATTTATTTTTCCTTCATGAATGACGAGGATTCGATCACTCATGCCAAGAATCTCTGGTAATTCTGAGGATACCATGATAATTGCTACACCT
This genomic window contains:
- a CDS encoding helix-turn-helix transcriptional regulator, which gives rise to MAIVINIDVMLAKRKMSVTELSEKVGITMANLSILKNGKAKAIRIATLEAICKALDCQPGDILEYRPDDI
- a CDS encoding LysR family transcriptional regulator, whose amino-acid sequence is MNLHGLRLFHHVASVGSFTKAAEILRISQPAVSSQIKQFESELGIPLFHKNGKKFTITPFGETLAQKAALFFAHEKQLEQFVQDYKTAKKGRLHIAATYLPANFLIPQWAAAFKADNEEVEISITTRNSQDAFGELIHYKADIAMYAGGREEQMEEVEWRELFQDEIWFVVSPQHRLANCTVSLEDVMKEPFIMREAGSSTRERLFSLCQTHRVTPPKIALQFTGLNEAVRSVMTGYGVNFVSSLVVKEYVKTGQLARVFVEVAPIKNIIAICTRKGENLPPVVKEFIRLCMESSKHNDAKK
- a CDS encoding fatty acid desaturase encodes the protein MNIKNLKQLRTAVAPFEKSAMKASIWQLANTILPFVLLWYLAYKSLSISYILTFVISIAAAGFLVRIFIIFHDCCHFSFFKNRKANKILGTITGILTLFPYSKWQHSHSIHHATSSNLDKRGVGDLWMMTIDEYENASFFVKIQYRLYRNPFIMFILGPIYEFLLANRFNRKGARWKERLNTYATNISIVLLVILLGSTLGWSSFLLVQLPIFLISGSVGVWLFYVQHTFEDTYFEEDENWDYVKAAVEGSSYYHLPKWMQWLTGNIGYHHVHHLSPRVPNYNLELVHNQTEPLRNVPTVTLASSLRSLKFRLWDEKDKKFISFHEWKKQKKSLDLSAGSEIQ
- a CDS encoding DUF2975 domain-containing protein, translating into MKRGSTSFLKLAVFLLGIPVLVLGILGLTWLPSHTANPDYAEALYPIVTIMYASAAPYFYALFQAFRLLNYIDHNHAFSEESVVALKWIKYCAISISCLYVIMLPFVFFVAQLDDAPGLVLFGMVPIFAAIVVAVFAAVLQKLLKEAIVIKDENEHTI
- a CDS encoding ABC transporter ATP-binding protein, coding for MKSILELNKVSKNLMDFSLQEISFTLNKGTIMGFVGPNGAGKSTTIRCIMDLIHIDSGSIKLFEIDTSKELKKLKQRIGFVYDQDVYFEDLSVKKNKNIISRFYEHWNDDIFHQYIHEFGVPLKKSVKHLSKGTKMKFALAIALSHHAELIIMDEPTTGLDPVFRKELLDILLKVIQDTDTSIFFSTHITTDLEQVADYITFILDGKIIFCSKTNELLEKYSLINGPKKLTELVKSANPISLKETELAFQAFFESKEINKFKLNTELTIQKPTLEEIIYYLVKQ
- a CDS encoding ABC-2 transporter permease; amino-acid sequence: MFNSLVFSLCVAFFAFLMTIYPTFNTGQSENNQYKLILSLPVSRLSVINAKYLIIILWWLNAYISTTVILIILKSIVDINIPSILDIKIILLSLSLTYILTSIFYPLYFKFGFQIASTTVTVIFFILTSGLGKLLSLELKMITILIEHPIISVSFITVIFVLASYLFTAYSFIKKIL
- a CDS encoding CPBP family intramembrane glutamic endopeptidase, producing the protein MKKYILNYYLWIFILYLCCMKFIPYLVLYPFYWMGVGIESTAFDGYLEVNKPIQYYITFFKLLAILSCIIALYKWSNLFIKRKLVIKWADLGWAILLLFLKFILTALLIGLLFLLGKDPDFTVPKNQQKAEEFIQMTGLSVITIIILAPIIEEFFFRKIIVGHLFFRHKYIGVIVSGLLFGGVHVIAGFTLQAFIAYTVMGLLFGFVYVKTGRLETSIIAHGVNNLIALLKLI
- a CDS encoding sensor histidine kinase; protein product: MIKRLEVLKKSTGISPYIWTLLTILPFYFIFHASSAVDVISGIILTILFFLFYRFAYLSKGWTIYLWPSLLIGISTFAIYAYSYVYFSFFLSYFIGNIKKQIPYFILYFIHLAVTTFAIYFKVIIGDPLLLKQLPFVLIIWFGVILLPLTIHNRKERGQLQEKLEDANKRISNLVKLEERQRIARDLHDTLGQKLSLIGLKSDLARKLVYKDPEQARLELKDIQHTSRTALNEVRKMVSEMRGIKLKDELLLVKKILEAAEISLISDIASNLKISSIAENIMSMCLKEAVTNVVRHSNATSCYISISQNKKETIMKIKDNGTSPFKEEDAHKGNGLAGMRERLDFINGTIEITAKEGTILHISVPHDGKIMEREDLL
- a CDS encoding O-methyltransferase; protein product: MKIDKTWSSVDHYFTERLQPESKELEYVRDNNQKNGLPEIDVTPTQGKFLAMLAQLKGAKNILEIGTLGGYSTIWLARTLPQDGKLVTLETDPNHVTTAQENINSAGLTDKVTIIEGDALNTLPTLQNTGFGEFDFIFIDADKPNNPHYIKWAIQLAAKGAVIVSDNVVRDGEVINKNSSDEKVIGVRKFIDILAEDERVDSVGIQTVGEKGYDGFVLTLVH